AAGGCCATACGAAGACGTTTCCAGACGCCGCGCCAGTGCGTGTTGTGCTGTCTCGCTGCCAAGATTCGCGAGAGCATCGGCCGCAGCAACGCGAAGTTCGTTCGTTTCGTCACTATCCGACAAAACGCCATCCAAGATCGGAACGATCGAGGCTTCCTCGCTCAAACGCAGCGAACTTGTCATGGCTTGTTTGCGAATCTTTGGCGATTGATTTGCGTCGTACACCAGCGACGCGACCACGGCAGCATGTTCGGTCAATCCAAACTGACCCGCCAGTTCAACGATCCGGTCACCGAATCTGTCTTCGCTGATGGTCACGACCGCGGGTTCGATTCGTCCGACGGCGACCCAGGCGTAAGCATCCGCTTGGTCTGCGTCGACAATTTCAATGACAGCGGTGCGGCCGGCGTGTTCCGTCAAGTCCCACGTGTACTGCATCGCAACATCACTTCGCGGTGGCGATTGTTTCGCAATCGTCTGGCCCGATTCGAGATCAACTAGCCGGACCAAGTTCTTTTGGGCGTCGGGCGAACCAGGGAAACCGTTGTGCCCACACATCCAAAACTGAATTTGCGTCGGAACAGTGAACGCTGGACTTCGCAAAATCCCAGTCAAGCTTTCGCCACCAGCGATGCTGTCCCAAAACAACGCATGCGAATCTCCGTCGGCCGAATTCCGCTGACGAATTCCCCACGGCGATTCCGACGCTGTGATCTCAGGAACTTGATGATTGGCCCAGTGCGCGGGACTCGATGCGATTTGACCAAGCAATTCGGCAGCGATCTCGGACCACCAACCGCGGAGCGGTTCGGATTGATCGAGTGACTTGCCGCGTTGCTGCATTCCATTGGCAACCGCCCCCAAAATTTGAAATTGGGAGCGCGGCTCGCTGGCGATTCGCTGCTTTGTGATCGAGATCAATTTGGCAACCTGGTCGTCGGTTCCATGGTTGCCGATTTGGGTGGCGATACGATCGGCCCACGCTGCGGGATTCGTCGACGTTTCTAACAACGTTAGACTCAGACCTGCGGCGTGATCCCGGTCGGTTACCGATGACACCTCGATCAATCGTTCGCGAAGATCACCCTCGATCGCTTCCAGCGGTAACCCCATGATGACCTGGTCGCTGAGAAGGTGATCACGAAGCGACAACCGAAGCGTGTGGATCAAGTGCGTGTCGTCGACCGGCGTGGTTGCCCACGTCTGCAGCATCGGTTCGACGTTGTCGCTAGCGGGATGTCGTCCCAATGCATCGGCCGCCGCGCGTTGCACAAACGCGTCGCTGTCGTGCAATGCGTTTCGAGCCAGCGACGACTCGGTGGCGGTCCAGTCGATTCGCTCGGCCAGCATTTTTATCAAGTGAGTCCGAACGATCGCATCGGGATCATGAGCAAGCCGTTCGAGCGTTTCGTCGTCAAGGGTTTTGGTTCGCTCGAGTACCCACAAACTATGAGCCCGAGCGGTGGCCGTGTTGCTCGACTCGACCGCGGCCCGGACCAAGCAGAGCGATTCTTCGTTGGCCCGATCGACCAAGAAATTTGTCGCCAGCGTTCGTACTTGCAAGTTCGGGTCGGACAGTCGATCGACAAGTTCTTTTGCAGGCAGTTGCGTCAGATCCGTCGGCCTCAATTCGATCGGCGACTTCGCATCGCCTTGATAGACGACTCGCCAAACGCGTCCGTGCGTCCGGTCGCGATCGGGATGATCCAGCGGAGCTTCATAATGTCCAATCACCAAGTTGCAAAAGTCAGCGATGTAAAGTGCTCCGTCGGGTCCCACAATCGCATCGACGGGACGAAACCAGGGATCGTCACTGGTAATGAAATCAGGCTGCGTTTGACACTGCAGTGTCGATCCTACCCGCGTTAATTGATCGCGATGAACCCGTCCGGTGACGGGGTTACAGATAAACAGATTGTCGCGATATTCCTCGGGGAAATGCTCGGCTGCGTAGTACGCGGGGCCGCAAATTCCGGTGGACCCATGTTGGTGATCAATCATCGTGGGGCCATATCCGATCGGCGGGGGATTGCCACCAAATTGCGGATAGGTGGCACCACGCAGCAGTTGATAAACCGGCTTGGAATGGCAGTCCGAATTGAACAGGTTGCCCCGTGGATCAAACGTCATTCCAAACGGATTGACTTGGCCTGCGGTCCACCGTTCAAAACGCGATCCATCCTCGCGAAACCGGTACGTGTTTCCTGAATGCAGCTTCACCACATTTCCGCTGGCGTCGCTGATTTCACTGTGGTTTGAAAATCCATGGCAACCATAAATCCAACCGTCAACGCCTCGGGTGAAGGAGCTTGCATTGCCATGGACATCGATGTTTCCAAATCGCGTGTAACGAGTCGTGATCGCATCGGATTGTCCGTCGTGATCATGGTCGACGACGTGAAAGATCGAAGGGATCGCGTAGACCAGTGCCTCGCTGCCATCGCCGAACGGGACATTTCCGATTGGAATGTTTAACCCACTGGCAAAATGAGTGATCTGCTGGGCGGATCCTCGAGGTCCAATCTCAACGACCGTCAAGCGATCACGTGGCGGGTTGTCGCCGCCGCCAGCAAATTTCCCGCGGTCCGCCTCGACTCCTTCGCTTTGCGCGGGATAGGGATATTCGATCGAATGCGTCAACCACAGTCGTCCTCGCGCATCGAAATTCAAGTTCATCGGCTGCCCGATGTCGGGATCACTTACAACGAGTTGAATTTCAAACCCGTCGGGCAGATGAAACAGGTTCACCTGATCGTCGGTTGACGGTGGCGTGGGCTGCGCCATCGCGATCGAATTCGTTGCGATCACAACGGCAATTACACCGCAGATCAACGCGAAGACGCGAATCGAGGACGCCATTGAATTTAGTCCTTCCCATTTTGAGAAGCTTGCGATGGAAAAAACTTGGTCTAGTGCTGCGTCGCAGCTTACTTTTGGGGTAGTGGACGAGGCTACGAGTCCTGCAGCACGGGACTCGTTGCCTCGTCCACTACAGCCAACTCTAATTTTTAGCTGTCACAGACCACTAGAGCATTTTCGATTTTGATGTAGCTGCCGTCGCGTTCGCGGTGGAACACGTTCTGGCGAACGCAGCTACGACATGAATCCCACGCCATTTGTTAAATCGCTCTATTTCGCTCGATAGACTTCCACTTCGCTGGTGAAGGCGAACGTGTTGTTGTAGCCGCCAGCCAAGCCGGAATGATGGTCGACGTAGGTGAGCCGAACAAATCTTGCCGTGGTGTCGTCAAACTCAATCACGGCTCGCTCGGCTTTGCCTTGCCCAAACGAATGCGTTCCGACTTCCTGAAACGTTTTCCCATTCTCGCTGAGTGAGATTGCCACGGTTTTGGTCGATCCCACATCGGGAACACCAAAGCGGACCAGGTTGATCGTTTGCGTCTTTTTCAAATCGATGGTGACCGATTTTGGAAATTCGTCGCTGACGCCGGTGGCAAAACACTGCGGGTTGCGATTGCCCCAGACGCCGTCGGTCAACCCGCTGTTCCATCCCCACGCGTTCGGGTCGCTCGATTCCCAAGTGCATCCCAGTGCAAGGTTGTAGCCGAGAGATGGATCGATAGGCCAATGCGTGTGGAACGAACACGCAGGCAGTCCGTCATTGTCCATCAAGTTCGGCATCGCCAATTTATTCCAACCAAATCGCACCTGTTTTGGTTTAGGCACGTTCGGCGATTGGACGACGACTTGGTTGCCGTCGATCGTCGCGGTCGCAGGATGGAAGTTGCCATCGATTCCGGCGATCTCGAAATCAGTTAGAGGTTTACCGTCACGAGACGCGAGTCCCGACTCGGCGTTGCGGAACATCACACGGATCGCTTCGCCATCGACTTTGTGGTTCAAGTAGAGAGGACCGCTGGGGTCGATGTCGGCTTGACCATAGGTGTCCGCCAATGCCCACAGCGACAACCGCCGTGCGACTTCCTTTTTGTGTTGCGGATGAATGTCTTTGAGCTCGGCGATGTCCGTGATCACCGCCATGCCCGTATTGGGGATTTTCATGCATTCACGCTGAGCGACCCAGAAACGAGCCAGGATTTCAGGATCCTCTTCGCCATATTGATAGGGTGCGATTTGGACGAAATAGAAGGGCAGTTCAGGCTGCTTGAATGCATTTCGCCAGGATGCGAGTAAGGCCTTTTTCTTGTCGATATAGCCCAGTCCCTCACCATGATTCGATTCGCCTTGGTACCAAATCGCCCCGCGAATCGCCATTGGAACAAGCGGATGGATCATCGCGTTGTAAAGCGCCGTCGGCGTGCCATGGCTCTTGGCCAGCGTTGCCGGCTGGGCTGGCAGCGGAGGCGCCGCTTGGTTTTGTGCGAGCGCTGTTTTTAACGATTCGGTCCACTGTTGGATTTGTTGTAAATGCGCTTCCTGCGATTTGCGGTACTCAGGCGTTCCGGGAGTTTGCGAGCGAATGCGATCGGCTTCACTTGACAGCGCGGGGACGGCTTCGAATCCATCGACGCTGGTCCATGGCTCGATCCGTGTTCCACCCCAGGCACTTTGGATCATCCCCACCGGAACACCAAGTTCCTCGTGCAATCGCAAACCAAAGTAGTAGCCGATCGCCGAGAAACTAGCCGAGGTCTCCGGGGAACTCCGCGTCCAGTTTGCATCGACATCGTCTTGCGGCGTCAGTGCGGTGGTCAGCGGGACCGCGAACAGCCGAAGGTTCGAATGCGTCGAGTTGGGAATGTCGGCTTTGGAGTCTGCCTTCATTTGCATTTCCCATTCCATGTTCGATTGCCCCGACGCCAACCAAACTTCGCCCACCAAGACATCGGTTAACTCGAGGCGGCTTGGTTCTTTGCCGGATTCGACGATCAACGATTGAGGTTCGGCATTGGCCTTCATCGAATCCAGTTCAACCTTCCACTTGCCGCTTTCGTCGGCCGTGGTGGTCTTGGTTTGGTTTGCGAACTTGACCGTGATCGATTCACCAGCGGTCGCAACGCCCCAAACCGGAACGCTCTGTTCGCGTTGCAGCACCATGTGGTCCGAGAACACCGATGCGAGCTTTAGTTCCGCTGCGGAGACCAGCGGAGTGGGAAGGAGCAGGAAGAGCGTGAAGGCGAGGATTTGTTTCATGATGGAGAGTGGGAGAGTGGGAGAGTGGGGAGCGGGCCGTAAGGCACCGGGTAATGCGTGCCACTCGACCTCGCGAGCGGCACCCCGAATCAACAATCGCTTTGCGTCATGCCGCGACTAAAGTTGATCGCGTTATTGGATGACAGGCTGGAAGCCTATCCCACATTGGGCTAGTCGATTTCCCAGCCTTTGCGGTAGGCGGTTTGGATCAACGATTGAGCCTTGGTGTTGTTGCCGGTGGACAACGTTTTGGCGTTCCAGTCGAATCCACCGGTGCGGTAGGCCACGTTGCCGAGCAAGACGGCCTCGGCCATCGGGCCGGTGTAATCGAAATTACACGTGGCCGCCTCGCCCCCTTTGCACGCGGCGATCCACTCTTTGTGGAAACCAGGCGAGTCGGGCACAAATTTTTCGGGCCGTTTGAAGTCCGCGAACTTTTCCTCGGGCAACAACTCGTGCTTGTCAAATCCGGATAACAACATGCCGTCTTCGCCAATGAACAGCGTGTTGTGGCCTTTGCCCGAGAGCCCACGCTCAGCCAGGATTGCGGGAGTGCCGTGATACCAATGCAGATCCAGCGGACTGTTTTGGTTGGTTTGGTCAAAGCGATAGGTAACGTGCATCGATTTGGGCGTTCGCTCGGCATCCACCTCGGGACCGCTTGCGTCGACATGACTCGGGTAGCGTAGTCCTAGCGACCAGTAGGGGATGTCCAAGATGTGGCAGCCCCAATTGCCGGTTTCGCCGGTTCCGTAGTCCCACCAAAAACGCCATCCGTAGGGACAGAACGACGGGTGATAGGGACGTTTCTCTGCGGGGCCGACCCACAGTTCATAGTCCAATCCCGCGGGAATCGGCGGTGTGTCTTTGGGAACCGCTGGCATGCCGCGACTGCCGCCGACCCAGCAGTGCACCTCGTTGACCTTGCCAATCGCTCCGCTTTGAATCAGCTCGACGACGCGGTGCATGTTGGGCATCGCGTGACGTTGGTTTCCAAGCTGAGTCGCGAGTTTGTTTTCGCGAGCATAGTCGGTCAACGTGCGGGTTTCCCAAACGTTGTGAGCAAGCGGTTTTTCCAGATAGGTGTGCAGCCCCAACTGCATCGAGGCGTAGGCAGGATGAAAGTGCGTATGATCGGGGGTGCTGATCACGACGCCATCAAGATCCTTGCCGAGCTTGTCGAGCATCTTGCGATAGTCGCTGAAACGCTCGGCCGACGAATATTTTTTGAACGCACCTTCGGCTCGTTTCTCATCGACGTCGACCAACGCGATCAGATTCTGAGAGTTGACGCCACCGACATTGGCAGCCCCGCGGCCGCCGACACCGATACAGGCGAGGTTCAATTTCTCGTTGGGGCTTTCGGCGGCCGAGATCCGGCGTGCCGAGGCACCGTGATAAATGGCGATTCCGGCAGCAGCTGCGGCCGTGGTTTTCAGGGCATCACGTCGAGAGATGGGTGACTTCATAGCGTGTCTTGATGGGAGGAAGGGAAAGTGGAAGGGGGAAGGATCGTGGGGAAGGATTTTTCAAAGAGGAACCGCTTCATCACGCGAGCCCTCGGTTTCCAAGCGGCCTAGTTTAACCGAATGATCCGGTAAACGCCCCCTTTCGCGGATTCCGGGACTATTGGAAACTGCCCCATTCTCGTTCTTTTTACTGAAAATCCGCGTGGGCGGAGGATTCGCCATGAAATATGTCATTATTATTCCCGACGGCTGTGCGGATGAACCGATCGATTCGCTCGGCGGCCGCACCCCGCTGCAAGCTGCCAATTTGCCCACGATGGATCGGCTCGCCGCCGAGGGTTCGCTAGGATTGGCCAACAACACGCCCGACCATTTGCCGGCGGGCAGCGAAGTCGCGAACCTCTGTTTGCTCGGCTACGACCCGGACGTCTACTTCACTGGCCGCGCACCGTTAGAAGCTGCCGCTCAAGGAATCGCGCTCGGCGAACACGATTGGGCGGTCCGCTGTAATTTGGTCACGATCGAAGACCAAACCATGGTCGACTTTACCGCCGACCACATTTCCAACGAAGAAGGTGCCGAGCTGCTGCGATCGGCCCAGGCCGAATTGTTGGCCAAAGCCGCCGCCGAGGGCGACCCGATCGCATCGCGATTGGAGTTTGTGCCAGGCGTTAGCTACCGAAATCTGCTGATTTATCGAGGCGACGCGTCCACCCCCGCTCCGTTTTCAAGCGACACACGCTCGCGAGCACCTCACGATTTGACCGATTTGTCGGTGGCGGATGAATTTCCTCGCGGTCCCGGCAGCGATCTACTGGTTCGCTTGATGAGCGAATCTGCCGAGCTGTTCGCGTCGCATCCCGTCAATCAGAAACGGATCGCCGAGGGCAAGCGGCCCGCGACCAACGTTTGGTTGTGGGGACTCGGCGGGGCACCCAAGCTGCCTAGTTTCCAAGAGCGATACGGGCTAAGCGGCGTGATGATCACCGCGGTCGATTTGCTGCGAGGCATCGCCGCACTGGTTGGTTGGCCACGAATCGAAGTGGCGGGGGCCACGGGCTATCTCGACACCGACTACGCAGCCAAAGGCCGTGCCGCGGTCGAAGCGCTCGACAAATACGATGTCGTCTGCGTGCACATCGAAGCTCCCGACGAAGCGTCGCACGAAGGTCGTGCTGACGAGAAAATCAAGGCACTCGAAAGCATCGACCAATCGATTGTTGCCCCACTTTACGAAGCGCTGCAGAAACACGGCGACTACCGTATTTTGGTGACTCCTGACCACCCGACGTTCTGCAGCACCAAAAAGCACACGCACGGAATGGTGCCGCTGTTGATCTCGGGAACCGGCGTCCAGCCGGATTCGCAATCGACCTATGACGAGATCGCAGCCGGGGCCAGCGGTCGCCGCTTCGACCATGGCTGGGATTTGATGGACGCATTCATCAAGTCATAGCGGGCAAGTGCCGACAATTCCCCCTGCCTCGTTCGTTTTCCACCCTTCACTTCCCTTTCAAATTCACACTTCTTCCCATGTCACTGATCGTTCAAAAGTTTGGCGGTACCAGCGTCGCTGATGTCGAAAAAATCCGCGCGGCGGCACGCAAGGCGATTCGCGCCCAACAGCAAGGCAACCGCGTCGTGATGGTCGTCAGCGCGATGGGCAAGAACACCGACGTGTTGTTGAAGTTGGCCAGTGACGTCAGCCCCCATCCGCCGGCGCGTGAAATGGACATGCTGGTCAGCACCGGCGAACAAGTCAGTGTGGCGCTCGTCGCGATGGCGATCGATGCACTCGGAGCCAAAGCGGTCAGTTTGACCGGGGGGCAAATCGGGATGAAGACCGACGACAGTTTCAGCAAGGCGCGGATCCAGTCGATTTCAACCGAGCGAATCGAACGTTTGTTGGACGAAGGAAACATCGTGGTGGCTGCCGGTTTCCAAGGCATCGATGATGATTTGAACATCACCACGCTCGGCCGCGGCGGCAGCGACACGACCGCCGTGGCATTGGCTTCGGTGCTCGGCGCGGACGCTTGCGAAATCTATACCGACGTCGATGGCGTCTACACCACCGACCCACGGTTGTTGCCCGAAGCTCGCCGGGTTGACGTGATCAGCTATGACGAAATGCTCGAATTGGCCAGTCTTGGGGCCGGCGTGATGCACAATCGCAGCATCGAATTCGCCAAGAAGTTCAATGTTCCGATCCATGTTCGCAGCAGTTTTTCGGACGCCGAAGGAACGATGATTGTCGCGGAAACCGAGTCGCAAACCGCTTCGGTTTGTGGTGCCGCGATGACCCCCAGCGAAGCTCGCGTGACCGTGCTCGGCGTGCCTGATGTGCCCGGGAAAAGTTTGCAAGTGTTCTCGGCGATCGCGGCTAAAAAGATTGCCGTCGACATGGTCGTGCAAAACGTGGGACTTCAAGGCCGCGCTGATATCTCGTTTACCGTTCGTCAAGAAGACCTGCAGACGACCCTGAAAACGCTCGAAGGCGTGCTGCCCGAAGTCGGCGCGGATGCGGTCACCTACGACGACCAAGTCTCGAAGGTTTCGGTGGTCGGGGTAAACATGGCCAAGCAAACCAACGTGGCATCGACGATGTTTCGCGCGTTGGCCGATGCCGATGTGAACATCCAAATGATCACGACCAGCGAGATCAAGATCTCGACGCTGGTTCCACGTTCGCAAGCCTCTGCGGCGCTGCGGGCGGTGCATCAAGCATTCTCGCTTCATCAGAAACCCGATGATGCGAAATCGTGGCACCAAATTCGATCCGAGCGAGGCAATCGTGCCGATGTCGATTCGCTGATCAGCCGGTTGCAGGCGGACGCGCTCGAGGCGTTGA
The window above is part of the Novipirellula caenicola genome. Proteins encoded here:
- a CDS encoding aspartate kinase → MSLIVQKFGGTSVADVEKIRAAARKAIRAQQQGNRVVMVVSAMGKNTDVLLKLASDVSPHPPAREMDMLVSTGEQVSVALVAMAIDALGAKAVSLTGGQIGMKTDDSFSKARIQSISTERIERLLDEGNIVVAAGFQGIDDDLNITTLGRGGSDTTAVALASVLGADACEIYTDVDGVYTTDPRLLPEARRVDVISYDEMLELASLGAGVMHNRSIEFAKKFNVPIHVRSSFSDAEGTMIVAETESQTASVCGAAMTPSEARVTVLGVPDVPGKSLQVFSAIAAKKIAVDMVVQNVGLQGRADISFTVRQEDLQTTLKTLEGVLPEVGADAVTYDDQVSKVSVVGVNMAKQTNVASTMFRALADADVNIQMITTSEIKISTLVPRSQASAALRAVHQAFSLHQKPDDAKSWHQIRSERGNRADVDSLISRLQADALEALTLTGISLTKEQARVTLHGVPDKPGIAADMFETIGEAGIFVDMIVQGYDGEDGSTSVSFTINDDAIDAGVKVATEICKKHGMRDIQSGTNISKITVSGIGLRSHTHVGTILFKQLADLGINIEMIGTSELQVNAVIATEKADVATERLKKAFAASLESGAV
- a CDS encoding Gfo/Idh/MocA family oxidoreductase, translated to MKSPISRRDALKTTAAAAAGIAIYHGASARRISAAESPNEKLNLACIGVGGRGAANVGGVNSQNLIALVDVDEKRAEGAFKKYSSAERFSDYRKMLDKLGKDLDGVVISTPDHTHFHPAYASMQLGLHTYLEKPLAHNVWETRTLTDYARENKLATQLGNQRHAMPNMHRVVELIQSGAIGKVNEVHCWVGGSRGMPAVPKDTPPIPAGLDYELWVGPAEKRPYHPSFCPYGWRFWWDYGTGETGNWGCHILDIPYWSLGLRYPSHVDASGPEVDAERTPKSMHVTYRFDQTNQNSPLDLHWYHGTPAILAERGLSGKGHNTLFIGEDGMLLSGFDKHELLPEEKFADFKRPEKFVPDSPGFHKEWIAACKGGEAATCNFDYTGPMAEAVLLGNVAYRTGGFDWNAKTLSTGNNTKAQSLIQTAYRKGWEID
- a CDS encoding cofactor-independent phosphoglycerate mutase — translated: MKYVIIIPDGCADEPIDSLGGRTPLQAANLPTMDRLAAEGSLGLANNTPDHLPAGSEVANLCLLGYDPDVYFTGRAPLEAAAQGIALGEHDWAVRCNLVTIEDQTMVDFTADHISNEEGAELLRSAQAELLAKAAAEGDPIASRLEFVPGVSYRNLLIYRGDASTPAPFSSDTRSRAPHDLTDLSVADEFPRGPGSDLLVRLMSESAELFASHPVNQKRIAEGKRPATNVWLWGLGGAPKLPSFQERYGLSGVMITAVDLLRGIAALVGWPRIEVAGATGYLDTDYAAKGRAAVEALDKYDVVCVHIEAPDEASHEGRADEKIKALESIDQSIVAPLYEALQKHGDYRILVTPDHPTFCSTKKHTHGMVPLLISGTGVQPDSQSTYDEIAAGASGRRFDHGWDLMDAFIKS
- a CDS encoding DUF7133 domain-containing protein — its product is MASSIRVFALICGVIAVVIATNSIAMAQPTPPSTDDQVNLFHLPDGFEIQLVVSDPDIGQPMNLNFDARGRLWLTHSIEYPYPAQSEGVEADRGKFAGGGDNPPRDRLTVVEIGPRGSAQQITHFASGLNIPIGNVPFGDGSEALVYAIPSIFHVVDHDHDGQSDAITTRYTRFGNIDVHGNASSFTRGVDGWIYGCHGFSNHSEISDASGNVVKLHSGNTYRFREDGSRFERWTAGQVNPFGMTFDPRGNLFNSDCHSKPVYQLLRGATYPQFGGNPPPIGYGPTMIDHQHGSTGICGPAYYAAEHFPEEYRDNLFICNPVTGRVHRDQLTRVGSTLQCQTQPDFITSDDPWFRPVDAIVGPDGALYIADFCNLVIGHYEAPLDHPDRDRTHGRVWRVVYQGDAKSPIELRPTDLTQLPAKELVDRLSDPNLQVRTLATNFLVDRANEESLCLVRAAVESSNTATARAHSLWVLERTKTLDDETLERLAHDPDAIVRTHLIKMLAERIDWTATESSLARNALHDSDAFVQRAAADALGRHPASDNVEPMLQTWATTPVDDTHLIHTLRLSLRDHLLSDQVIMGLPLEAIEGDLRERLIEVSSVTDRDHAAGLSLTLLETSTNPAAWADRIATQIGNHGTDDQVAKLISITKQRIASEPRSQFQILGAVANGMQQRGKSLDQSEPLRGWWSEIAAELLGQIASSPAHWANHQVPEITASESPWGIRQRNSADGDSHALFWDSIAGGESLTGILRSPAFTVPTQIQFWMCGHNGFPGSPDAQKNLVRLVDLESGQTIAKQSPPRSDVAMQYTWDLTEHAGRTAVIEIVDADQADAYAWVAVGRIEPAVVTISEDRFGDRIVELAGQFGLTEHAAVVASLVYDANQSPKIRKQAMTSSLRLSEEASIVPILDGVLSDSDETNELRVAAADALANLGSETAQHALARRLETSSYGLQQAISAGLARKSFGIELLLSHISLGHASPQLLTENRIAELIQRNATSEQKTQIAELAGDLPPKDEKSNQRMIQLRENMRHDFSTARAAEGEVLFKQHCATCHQIAGQGGVVGPQLDGVGNRGVERLLEDVVDPNRNVDVSFRMTQILTIDGNIVTGLLRREEGGRVVLADQTGKEFSLAIDEIEQRQASTESLMPGNFAETMTAQQIQDVVAYLLTQQSAVAAASE
- a CDS encoding sialate O-acetylesterase, translated to MKQILAFTLFLLLPTPLVSAAELKLASVFSDHMVLQREQSVPVWGVATAGESITVKFANQTKTTTADESGKWKVELDSMKANAEPQSLIVESGKEPSRLELTDVLVGEVWLASGQSNMEWEMQMKADSKADIPNSTHSNLRLFAVPLTTALTPQDDVDANWTRSSPETSASFSAIGYYFGLRLHEELGVPVGMIQSAWGGTRIEPWTSVDGFEAVPALSSEADRIRSQTPGTPEYRKSQEAHLQQIQQWTESLKTALAQNQAAPPLPAQPATLAKSHGTPTALYNAMIHPLVPMAIRGAIWYQGESNHGEGLGYIDKKKALLASWRNAFKQPELPFYFVQIAPYQYGEEDPEILARFWVAQRECMKIPNTGMAVITDIAELKDIHPQHKKEVARRLSLWALADTYGQADIDPSGPLYLNHKVDGEAIRVMFRNAESGLASRDGKPLTDFEIAGIDGNFHPATATIDGNQVVVQSPNVPKPKQVRFGWNKLAMPNLMDNDGLPACSFHTHWPIDPSLGYNLALGCTWESSDPNAWGWNSGLTDGVWGNRNPQCFATGVSDEFPKSVTIDLKKTQTINLVRFGVPDVGSTKTVAISLSENGKTFQEVGTHSFGQGKAERAVIEFDDTTARFVRLTYVDHHSGLAGGYNNTFAFTSEVEVYRAK